A single region of the Streptomyces sp. AM 4-1-1 genome encodes:
- the rocD gene encoding ornithine--oxo-acid transaminase codes for MSTTETAIASAEAHSAHNYHPLPVVVASADGAWMTDVEGRRYLDMLAGYSALNFGHGNRRLLDAARAQLERVTLTSRAFHHDRFADFCTRLAELCGMEMVLPMNTGAEAVETAVKTARKWGYRVKGVPDGMAKIIVAADNFHGRTTTIISFSTDQEARADYGPYTPGFEIVPYGDPTALREAITDNTVAVLLEPIQGEAGVLVPPPGYLSTVRELTRERNVLFIADEIQTGLGRTGKTFACEHEGVVPDMYVLGKALGGGVVPVSAVVSSSAVLGVHRPGEHGSTFGGNPLACAVGLEVIAMLRTGEFQQRAAELGDHLHRELGVLLDGGAVEAVRGRGLWAGVDIAPAHGTGREISEKLMDRGVLVKDTHGSTIRIAPPLVIAKEDLDWGLEQLREVLRG; via the coding sequence GTGTCGACCACGGAAACCGCCATCGCCTCCGCCGAGGCGCACAGCGCGCACAACTACCACCCGTTGCCGGTTGTCGTCGCCTCGGCGGACGGCGCCTGGATGACCGATGTCGAGGGCCGGCGCTACCTCGACATGCTCGCCGGCTACTCCGCGCTCAACTTCGGCCACGGCAACCGGCGTCTGCTCGACGCCGCCAGGGCACAGCTGGAGCGGGTGACGCTCACCTCGCGCGCCTTCCACCACGACCGGTTCGCCGACTTCTGCACGCGCCTCGCCGAGCTGTGCGGCATGGAGATGGTGCTCCCCATGAACACCGGGGCGGAGGCCGTGGAGACGGCCGTGAAGACGGCCCGTAAGTGGGGGTACCGGGTGAAGGGCGTACCGGACGGAATGGCGAAGATCATCGTTGCCGCCGACAACTTCCACGGCCGGACGACGACGATCATCAGCTTCTCCACGGACCAGGAGGCGCGGGCCGACTACGGTCCGTACACGCCGGGGTTCGAGATCGTCCCGTACGGCGATCCGACGGCGCTGCGCGAGGCGATTACCGACAACACCGTGGCGGTGCTGCTGGAGCCGATCCAGGGGGAGGCCGGGGTGCTGGTGCCGCCTCCGGGCTACCTCTCGACGGTGCGCGAGCTGACCCGTGAGCGGAACGTCCTGTTCATCGCGGACGAGATCCAGACGGGTCTCGGCCGGACCGGGAAGACGTTCGCCTGCGAGCACGAGGGGGTCGTGCCGGACATGTACGTGCTCGGCAAGGCGCTGGGCGGCGGGGTGGTGCCGGTGTCGGCCGTGGTGTCGTCGTCGGCGGTCCTCGGTGTCCACCGGCCGGGTGAGCACGGTTCGACGTTCGGCGGTAACCCGCTGGCGTGCGCGGTCGGGCTGGAGGTGATCGCGATGCTGCGGACCGGCGAGTTCCAGCAGCGGGCCGCCGAGCTGGGCGATCACCTGCACCGAGAGCTGGGGGTGCTGCTGGACGGTGGGGCGGTGGAGGCGGTACGGGGCCGGGGGCTGTGGGCCGGCGTCGACATCGCCCCGGCCCACGGAACCGGCCGGGAGATCTCCGAGAAGCTGATGGACCGGGGCGTGCTGGTCAAGGACACCCACGGCTCGACGATCAGGATCGCCCCACCGCTGGTGATCGCCAAGGAGGACCTGGACTGGGGGCTGGAGCAGTTGCGAGAGGTGCTGCGCGGCTGA
- a CDS encoding ATP-binding protein, translating into MEKWGLGRLVGTAELVLSELLTNSLRHARIPRYRLIETRFERLAGGVRIEVHDADGTLPTMRASAGDAESGRGPALVDAVTAGRWGACERESGGKLVRAMVTDGEE; encoded by the coding sequence ATGGAAAAGTGGGGGCTCGGCCGGCTGGTGGGCACCGCTGAGCTGGTGCTGTCCGAGCTGCTGACCAACTCACTCCGCCACGCACGAATCCCGCGCTACCGGCTGATCGAGACCCGATTCGAGCGGCTGGCCGGAGGCGTACGCATCGAGGTGCACGACGCCGACGGAACCCTGCCGACGATGCGAGCGTCCGCCGGGGACGCCGAGTCCGGGCGTGGTCCGGCCCTGGTGGACGCTGTCACCGCTGGTCGATGGGGAGCCTGCGAACGCGAGTCCGGCGGGAAGCTCGTCCGGGCAATGGTGACGGACGGTGAGGAATGA
- a CDS encoding metallophosphoesterase, whose amino-acid sequence MVFVVVAVAVLALLVAVHRYLWVRFVRDTTERGGAARRAGTVAAYVLPLLSVGALVSGRAGFPFPLQQALAWPGFLWLAALLYLTLALLVGEVVRPLLSRFLDRRAGRPGAHPAPAPAVPSPVPVPPADEPSAPSADEPSAPSADGPSAAPADGPPVRSAASPTPGPPAPTVSATSRRVFVARSVGGAAALAGLGTVGYGTYGVLRGPRVKRVTVPLAKLPRAAHGFRIAVVSDIHLGPILGRAHTRRVVDTINSTGPDLIAVVGDLVDGSVDDLGPAAEPLAGLRARHGQFFVTGNHEYFSGAAQWIDRVRELGLHPLENARVELPGFDLAGVNDIGGESEGHGPDFGRALGDRDRSRTAVLLAHQPVLIHDAVAHGVDLQLSGHTHGGQLWPGNLIAELANPTVAGLERYGDTQLYVSRGAGAWGPPVRVGAPSDITVVELASRRA is encoded by the coding sequence GTGGTCTTCGTGGTGGTGGCGGTCGCGGTCCTCGCGCTGCTCGTCGCCGTGCACCGCTATCTGTGGGTCAGGTTCGTCCGTGACACCACGGAGAGGGGTGGCGCCGCGCGCCGGGCGGGTACCGTCGCCGCGTACGTCCTGCCGCTGCTCAGCGTCGGTGCGCTGGTCTCCGGCCGTGCCGGGTTCCCCTTCCCGCTCCAACAGGCGCTGGCCTGGCCGGGGTTCCTGTGGCTGGCGGCGCTGCTGTACCTGACGCTCGCGCTGCTGGTGGGCGAGGTGGTACGGCCGCTCCTGAGCCGGTTCCTGGACCGTCGCGCCGGGCGGCCCGGCGCGCATCCGGCCCCGGCCCCCGCCGTCCCGTCCCCCGTACCCGTACCTCCCGCCGACGAGCCGTCCGCACCGTCCGCCGACGAGCCGTCCGCACCGTCCGCCGACGGGCCGTCCGCGGCACCCGCTGACGGGCCGCCCGTACGGTCCGCCGCGTCACCCACCCCCGGTCCTCCCGCGCCGACCGTTTCCGCGACCTCGCGCCGGGTCTTCGTCGCGCGGTCGGTCGGTGGCGCCGCCGCCCTCGCCGGGCTCGGCACCGTCGGATACGGCACCTACGGAGTCCTGCGCGGTCCACGCGTCAAGCGCGTCACCGTCCCGCTCGCCAAACTGCCCCGCGCCGCCCACGGTTTCCGGATCGCCGTCGTGAGCGACATCCACCTCGGCCCCATCCTCGGCCGCGCCCACACCCGGCGCGTCGTCGACACGATCAACTCCACCGGCCCCGATCTGATCGCCGTCGTCGGTGACCTCGTCGACGGCAGCGTCGACGACCTCGGCCCCGCCGCCGAGCCGCTGGCAGGGCTCCGGGCCCGCCACGGGCAGTTCTTCGTCACCGGAAACCACGAGTACTTCTCCGGCGCCGCCCAGTGGATCGACCGGGTACGTGAGTTGGGGCTGCACCCGCTGGAGAACGCCCGGGTCGAGCTGCCCGGCTTCGACCTCGCCGGGGTCAACGACATCGGCGGCGAGAGCGAGGGCCACGGCCCCGACTTCGGACGCGCGCTCGGCGACCGGGACCGCTCACGGACGGCCGTCCTCCTCGCCCACCAGCCCGTACTCATCCACGACGCCGTCGCGCACGGCGTCGACCTCCAGCTCTCCGGCCACACCCACGGCGGACAGCTCTGGCCCGGGAACCTCATCGCCGAACTCGCCAATCCCACCGTCGCCGGGCTCGAACGCTACGGCGACACCCAGCTCTACGTCTCGCGCGGAGCCGGCGCCTGGGGACCGCCCGTGCGGGTCGGCGCGCCCTCCGACATCACCGTCGTGGAACTGGCCTCGCGCCGGGCATGA
- a CDS encoding decaprenyl-phosphate phosphoribosyltransferase, producing MPMPLLGVVRGLVRTARPRQWIKNLLVVAAPAAAGKLLSYHAAARLAVVFALFTVAAAAVYLVNDARDAEADRAHPRKRHRPVAAGVVPVPVAHTVGALLAVAATGGAALLCSTATAVLLTSYVLAQLAYCLWLKRVLVADLAVVTSGFLTRAMIGGVALGIPLSRWFLITTGFGALFMVAAKRYSEAVELAGAGGATRTLLTEYTVGYLRFVWQLAAGVAVLAYCLWALEGGAGGDGLLPWRQLSVIPFTLAVLRYAVFADRGTSGAPEDVVLRDRALGVIGLVWLAMYALAVGDL from the coding sequence ATGCCGATGCCGCTGCTGGGAGTGGTGCGGGGGCTCGTGCGCACCGCGCGCCCCCGCCAGTGGATCAAGAACCTCCTGGTCGTGGCCGCCCCGGCCGCCGCCGGGAAGCTGCTGTCGTACCACGCGGCGGCCCGGCTGGCCGTCGTCTTCGCGCTGTTCACGGTGGCCGCCGCGGCCGTCTACCTGGTCAACGACGCCCGGGACGCCGAGGCGGACCGCGCCCATCCGCGCAAACGGCACCGCCCGGTGGCCGCCGGGGTGGTGCCGGTGCCCGTCGCCCACACGGTCGGCGCGCTCCTCGCCGTCGCGGCGACCGGCGGGGCCGCGCTGCTCTGCTCCACCGCCACGGCCGTCCTGCTCACCTCGTACGTCCTCGCCCAGCTCGCCTACTGCCTGTGGCTCAAACGGGTGCTGGTGGCCGATCTGGCGGTCGTCACCAGCGGCTTCCTGACGCGGGCCATGATCGGCGGGGTGGCTCTCGGCATCCCGTTGTCCCGCTGGTTCCTCATCACCACCGGATTCGGCGCGTTGTTCATGGTGGCGGCCAAGCGGTACTCCGAGGCGGTGGAGCTGGCCGGCGCCGGGGGCGCCACCAGGACCCTGCTGACCGAGTACACCGTCGGATACCTGCGGTTCGTCTGGCAACTGGCGGCCGGGGTCGCCGTACTCGCCTACTGCCTGTGGGCCCTGGAGGGCGGCGCCGGCGGCGATGGGCTGCTGCCCTGGCGCCAGCTGTCGGTGATCCCGTTCACCCTGGCGGTGCTGCGGTACGCGGTCTTCGCCGACCGGGGCACGTCCGGTGCCCCCGAGGACGTGGTGCTGCGGGACCGGGCGCTCGGCGTGATCGGCCTGGTGTGGCTGGCGATGTACGCACTGGCGGTCGGCGATCTCTGA
- a CDS encoding 2'-5' RNA ligase family protein, protein MGTVTLGVSIAVPEPYGSLLQERRASFGDPAAFGIPTHVTLLPPTEAEAADLSAIEAHLARIATAGRPFPMRLSGTGTFRPLSPVVFIQVVEGAAACSWLQKRVRDSSGPLVRELQFPYHPHVTVAHGISEEAMDRAYGELAEYEASWLCGSFALYEQGADAVWRKIHEFPFGAGGDAPAVPAQGGCSVDEPSLQS, encoded by the coding sequence GTGGGGACCGTAACGCTCGGCGTTTCGATCGCGGTCCCGGAGCCCTACGGCAGCCTGCTCCAGGAGCGGCGCGCGAGCTTCGGGGACCCGGCCGCGTTCGGCATCCCCACCCACGTCACCCTTCTCCCGCCGACCGAGGCCGAGGCGGCCGACCTGTCCGCGATCGAGGCGCACCTCGCCCGGATCGCGACGGCCGGCCGCCCCTTCCCGATGCGGCTCTCCGGCACCGGCACCTTCCGCCCGCTCTCGCCGGTCGTCTTCATCCAGGTCGTCGAGGGCGCCGCGGCCTGCTCCTGGCTCCAGAAGCGGGTCAGGGACAGCTCGGGGCCGCTGGTGCGCGAGCTCCAGTTCCCGTACCACCCGCACGTGACCGTCGCCCACGGCATCTCCGAGGAGGCGATGGACCGGGCCTACGGGGAGCTGGCCGAGTACGAGGCGTCCTGGCTCTGCGGCTCCTTCGCGCTGTACGAGCAGGGCGCGGACGCCGTCTGGCGCAAGATCCACGAGTTCCCGTTCGGGGCCGGGGGAGACGCGCCCGCCGTGCCCGCGCAGGGCGGCTGCTCGGTCGACGAACCGTCGCTCCAGTCCTGA
- a CDS encoding YihY/virulence factor BrkB family protein — protein MDWLKKLPVVGPLVSRLMTTHIWHSYETLDRVHWARLAAAITFISFLALFPLITVGAAIGAALLSTRQLDKIEGKIAEQVPGISDQLDIDNLVAHAGTVGVVAGALLLFTGIGWVGSMRDCLRAVWEADDADQGNPVVRKLKDAGVLLGLGGAALATLAASTAGSVAVGWTADLLGIPESGAGGVLLQIAALAVAVVADFLLLLYLLTLLPGMEPPRHRLFVAALLGAIGFEMLKLLLGSYMKGVASKSMYGAFGVPVALLLWINFTAKLLLFCAAWTATRSKKEMPADDSAARSPDGSAEGTERADGTGRAGGATAADVISRGDGGGPGRGAASAG, from the coding sequence ATGGACTGGCTGAAGAAACTCCCCGTCGTCGGCCCACTCGTCTCCCGGCTGATGACGACGCACATCTGGCACTCGTACGAGACGCTGGACCGCGTCCACTGGGCCAGGCTCGCCGCCGCCATCACCTTCATCAGCTTCCTGGCGCTCTTCCCCCTGATCACGGTGGGAGCCGCGATCGGGGCGGCGCTGCTCTCCACCCGGCAGCTGGACAAGATCGAGGGCAAGATCGCCGAGCAGGTGCCCGGCATCTCCGATCAGCTCGACATCGACAACCTGGTCGCGCACGCGGGCACGGTCGGGGTGGTCGCGGGCGCCCTGCTGCTCTTCACCGGTATCGGCTGGGTCGGCTCGATGCGGGACTGTCTGCGCGCCGTGTGGGAGGCCGACGACGCGGACCAGGGCAACCCCGTCGTCCGCAAGCTCAAGGACGCCGGGGTGCTGCTCGGCCTCGGCGGGGCGGCGCTGGCCACCCTCGCCGCGTCCACGGCGGGCTCGGTCGCGGTCGGCTGGACCGCCGATCTGCTGGGCATCCCGGAGAGCGGCGCGGGCGGTGTGCTGCTCCAGATCGCGGCCCTGGCGGTCGCGGTCGTCGCCGACTTCCTGCTGCTGCTCTATCTGCTGACGCTGCTGCCGGGCATGGAACCGCCCAGGCACCGGCTGTTCGTGGCCGCGCTGCTCGGCGCGATCGGCTTCGAAATGCTCAAGCTGCTGCTCGGCAGCTATATGAAGGGCGTCGCGTCGAAGAGCATGTACGGGGCGTTCGGGGTGCCGGTCGCCCTGCTGCTGTGGATCAACTTCACCGCGAAGCTGCTGCTGTTCTGCGCGGCCTGGACGGCGACCCGCAGCAAGAAGGAGATGCCGGCCGACGACAGTGCCGCCCGCTCCCCCGACGGGAGCGCGGAGGGTACGGAGAGGGCGGACGGCACCGGGCGCGCGGGAGGCGCGACGGCCGCCGACGTGATCAGCCGCGGGGACGGCGGCGGACCAGGTCGGGGAGCGGCCAGCGCCGGTTGA
- a CDS encoding decaprenylphospho-beta-D-erythro-pentofuranosid-2-ulose 2-reductase — translation MKDAFGAPQSLLVLGGTSEIGLATARRLIARRTRTVWLAGRPSPTLESAAEELRVLGADVRTVAFDALDPESHETTLGKVFTEGDIDLVLMAFGILGDQTHDEEEPMSAVRVARTNYTGAVSAGLVCAGALQAQGHGSLVVLSSVAGERARRANFIYGSSKAGLDAFAQGLGDALYGTGVHVMVVRPGFVRSKMTAGTAEAPLATTPDAVAAAIVTGLRRRSETVWVPGALRVVMSALRHVPRPLFRRLPV, via the coding sequence ATGAAGGACGCCTTCGGTGCCCCGCAGTCCCTGCTCGTCCTCGGCGGCACCTCCGAGATCGGACTCGCCACCGCCCGCCGGCTGATCGCCCGCCGCACCCGTACGGTCTGGCTGGCCGGCCGCCCCTCCCCCACCCTGGAGTCCGCGGCGGAGGAACTGCGGGTGCTGGGCGCCGATGTCCGTACGGTCGCCTTCGACGCCCTCGACCCGGAGTCGCACGAGACCACCCTCGGCAAGGTGTTCACCGAGGGCGACATCGATCTGGTGCTGATGGCGTTCGGCATCCTCGGTGACCAGACCCATGACGAGGAGGAGCCGATGTCGGCCGTCCGCGTCGCCCGGACCAACTACACGGGGGCCGTCTCCGCCGGTCTGGTGTGCGCGGGCGCACTCCAGGCGCAGGGGCACGGCTCCCTGGTGGTGCTGTCGTCGGTGGCGGGCGAGCGAGCCCGGCGCGCGAACTTCATCTACGGGTCGAGCAAGGCGGGCCTGGACGCGTTCGCGCAGGGCCTGGGCGACGCGCTGTACGGCACCGGGGTGCATGTGATGGTCGTGCGCCCCGGCTTCGTACGGTCGAAGATGACGGCGGGGACGGCCGAGGCCCCGCTCGCGACGACCCCGGACGCGGTCGCCGCCGCGATCGTGACGGGGCTGCGGCGGCGCTCCGAGACGGTGTGGGTGCCGGGGGCGCTTCGGGTGGTGATGTCGGCGCTGCGGCATGTGCCGCGTCCGCTGTTCAGGCGGCTGCCGGTCTGA
- a CDS encoding DUF4232 domain-containing protein — translation MRTFRHRSTVLGAAATTVLALALTACGGSDSGTKDAGAAKSDAPTVSSTQAAGSAPSAASATSAVTGGSAKDAGSGNGGSAKADPAATVAAASAVKAKGGGSTNTESYAFSHPCETGRLSLRVTTRSGASSQRVIEVRNTGSTSCGLSYHPAVDLGDSASGDRSHNVKPLIPSGLGGAPAYPVLAGQTAYAVIDLNPSGATTGTAPGINEMNVLVSPDSMPNADTRNFPLGSGAKVLKPKLGLYRGTVADAVNSMKQADTQS, via the coding sequence ATGCGTACATTCCGTCACCGCTCCACCGTCCTCGGCGCCGCGGCCACCACCGTCCTCGCTCTCGCACTGACCGCCTGCGGCGGAAGCGACAGCGGTACGAAGGACGCGGGCGCGGCGAAGTCCGACGCGCCGACCGTGTCCTCGACGCAGGCCGCCGGGTCCGCCCCGTCCGCCGCTTCCGCCACCTCCGCCGTCACCGGCGGTTCGGCGAAGGACGCCGGCTCGGGCAACGGCGGAAGCGCCAAGGCGGACCCCGCGGCCACGGTCGCCGCCGCCTCGGCGGTCAAGGCGAAGGGCGGCGGCAGCACGAACACCGAGAGCTACGCCTTCTCGCACCCGTGCGAGACGGGAAGGCTGTCGCTGCGGGTGACCACACGCTCGGGCGCGTCCTCGCAGCGGGTGATCGAGGTGCGCAACACCGGCTCGACCTCCTGCGGTCTGAGCTACCACCCCGCGGTCGACCTCGGCGACTCCGCCTCCGGGGACCGGAGCCACAACGTCAAGCCGCTGATCCCCAGCGGACTCGGTGGCGCTCCCGCCTACCCGGTGCTGGCGGGCCAGACCGCCTACGCGGTGATCGACCTCAACCCGAGCGGTGCGACCACCGGCACGGCGCCCGGGATCAACGAGATGAACGTGCTCGTCAGCCCGGACAGCATGCCGAACGCCGACACGCGCAACTTCCCCCTCGGCTCGGGTGCGAAGGTGCTCAAGCCGAAGCTGGGCCTGTACCGCGGCACGGTCGCGGACGCGGTGAACTCCATGAAGCAGGCGGACACCCAGTCCTGA
- the trpS gene encoding tryptophan--tRNA ligase: MASDRPRVLSGIQPTAGSFHLGNYLGAVRQWVALQESHDAFYMVVDLHAITVPQAPGELRANTRLAVAQLLAAGVDPERCTLFVQSHIPEHTQLAWVMNCLAGFGEAARMTQFKDKSAKQGSERTTVGLFTYPMLMVADILLYQADQVPVGEDQRQHLELTRDLAERFNGLYGPTFTAPDPYILKETAKIYDLQDPTSKMSKSAATPKGLINLLDEPKATAKKVRSAITDTDTVVRFDRAEKPGVSNLLTIYSTLTGASVAELEQKYEGKGYGALKTDLAEVVVDFVTPFRTRTQEYLGDPETLDSILAKGAEKARAVAAETLALAYDRMGLLLAKH, from the coding sequence ATGGCCTCTGATCGACCTCGCGTGCTCTCCGGAATCCAGCCCACCGCAGGCTCGTTCCACCTCGGCAACTACCTCGGTGCGGTCCGCCAGTGGGTGGCGCTCCAGGAGTCCCACGACGCCTTCTACATGGTGGTGGACCTGCACGCGATCACCGTGCCGCAGGCACCCGGCGAGCTGCGAGCGAACACCCGGCTCGCGGTCGCGCAGCTCCTCGCCGCGGGTGTGGACCCGGAGCGCTGCACGCTCTTCGTGCAGAGCCACATCCCCGAGCACACCCAGCTCGCCTGGGTGATGAACTGCCTGGCCGGATTCGGCGAGGCGGCGCGGATGACCCAGTTCAAGGACAAGTCCGCCAAGCAGGGCTCCGAGCGGACCACCGTCGGCCTGTTCACGTATCCGATGCTGATGGTCGCCGACATCCTCCTCTACCAGGCCGACCAGGTCCCGGTCGGTGAGGACCAGCGCCAGCACCTGGAGCTGACCCGCGACCTCGCCGAGCGGTTCAACGGGCTGTACGGCCCCACCTTCACCGCGCCGGACCCGTACATCCTCAAGGAGACGGCGAAGATCTACGACCTTCAGGACCCGACGTCGAAGATGAGCAAGTCGGCGGCCACCCCGAAGGGCCTGATCAACCTCCTCGACGAGCCGAAGGCCACCGCGAAGAAGGTCAGGAGCGCGATCACCGACACCGACACGGTCGTCCGCTTCGACCGTGCCGAGAAGCCGGGCGTCAGCAACCTCCTGACCATCTACTCCACCCTCACCGGGGCGAGTGTCGCGGAGCTGGAGCAGAAGTACGAGGGCAAGGGCTACGGTGCGCTGAAGACCGACCTCGCCGAGGTCGTGGTGGACTTCGTCACCCCCTTCAGGACCCGCACCCAGGAATACCTGGGGGACCCGGAGACGCTGGACTCGATCCTGGCCAAGGGTGCCGAGAAGGCGCGCGCGGTCGCGGCGGAGACCCTGGCACTGGCGTACGACCGCATGGGTCTCCTCCTCGCGAAGCACTGA
- a CDS encoding D-alanyl-D-alanine carboxypeptidase → MPALKKTVLTVLSAAVLSVSAVGPVSAADKDTTPGDTEKPPAVMSTVGGALLGRSGTQVRLGAGAPVLPKDLSGRSWIVADAEDGQVLASHNAHWRLPPASTLKMLFADTLLPRLQPKTRTYKVADADLAGLGAGSSLVGVKEDLTYTVHDLWLGVFLVSGNDAVHVLSAMFGGVPATVKAMQAHAVELQALDTTVVSPDGYDAPAQVSSAYDLTLFARSGLQKADFREYCSTASAQFPGKVGKGGKRESFGIQNTNRLITGADGVTPYKGIAGVKNGNTSQAGSTFTGVAERNGKVLLVTVMNPSSDESQAVYKEAARLLDWGFAATGKVTPVGELVPPRSARLGDAGAGDAKGRSGHGPNATHASATGAGAGGAGVALSIVAGLLVVLAAGVYLVNRRWPLPDLVRRRPRG, encoded by the coding sequence GTGCCTGCTCTGAAAAAGACCGTACTGACGGTCCTCTCCGCCGCTGTGTTGTCCGTTTCCGCCGTCGGTCCCGTGTCGGCGGCCGACAAGGACACGACGCCCGGTGATACGGAGAAGCCACCGGCGGTGATGTCGACGGTGGGCGGGGCCCTGCTCGGCAGGAGCGGCACGCAGGTCCGGCTGGGCGCCGGGGCTCCGGTGCTCCCCAAGGATCTGAGCGGCCGGTCGTGGATCGTCGCGGACGCCGAGGACGGCCAGGTGCTCGCCTCGCACAACGCGCACTGGCGGCTTCCCCCGGCCTCCACCCTGAAGATGCTCTTCGCGGACACGCTGCTGCCCCGGCTCCAGCCGAAGACCAGGACGTACAAGGTCGCCGACGCGGATCTGGCGGGCCTCGGTGCCGGCAGCAGCCTGGTCGGCGTCAAGGAAGACCTCACGTACACCGTGCACGACCTGTGGCTGGGGGTCTTCCTGGTCTCCGGGAACGACGCGGTGCATGTGCTGTCCGCGATGTTCGGCGGGGTCCCGGCGACGGTGAAGGCGATGCAGGCGCACGCCGTGGAGCTCCAGGCGCTCGACACGACCGTGGTGTCACCGGACGGTTACGACGCCCCGGCGCAGGTCTCCAGCGCGTACGACCTGACGCTGTTCGCCCGCAGCGGGCTCCAGAAGGCGGACTTCCGGGAGTATTGCTCGACGGCGTCCGCCCAGTTCCCCGGCAAGGTGGGCAAGGGGGGCAAGCGCGAGAGCTTCGGCATCCAGAACACCAACCGGCTGATCACCGGCGCTGACGGCGTCACCCCGTACAAGGGCATCGCGGGCGTCAAGAACGGCAACACGTCGCAAGCGGGCTCCACCTTCACCGGGGTCGCCGAGCGCAACGGCAAGGTGCTGCTGGTCACCGTCATGAACCCGTCGTCGGACGAGAGCCAGGCGGTGTACAAGGAGGCGGCGCGGCTGCTCGACTGGGGCTTCGCCGCGACCGGCAAGGTGACCCCGGTCGGCGAGCTGGTGCCGCCGAGGTCCGCGCGGCTCGGCGACGCCGGGGCGGGTGACGCCAAGGGCAGGAGCGGTCACGGCCCGAACGCGACCCACGCCTCGGCGACCGGGGCGGGAGCCGGTGGGGCCGGGGTCGCGCTGTCGATCGTCGCCGGGCTGCTGGTGGTGCTGGCCGCCGGGGTGTATCTGGTCAACCGGCGCTGGCCGCTCCCCGACCTGGTCCGCCGCCGTCCCCGCGGCTGA
- a CDS encoding FAD-binding oxidoreductase, with the protein MSADTVSMTGWGRTAPTTALLFRPRTYEEAVTVVRGCGPRGSIARGLGRAYGDAAQNAGGSVLDMTALNRIHAIDRATGTVVCDAGVSLHRLMEVLLPLGWFVPVTPGTRQVTVGGAIGADIHGKNHHVSGSFSRHVTELRLLTADGELRTVRPGSDLFDATTGGMGLTGVILSATLRFHRVATSWMSVDTERATDLDDLMARLTAADHRYRYSVAWIDLLARGRATGRSVLTRGEHAPPDALPAHARRTPLAFRPGRLPAAPRFLPEGLLGRTSVALFNEFWYRRSPASRTGELQKISAFFHPLDGVPHWNRVYGRGGFVQYQFVVGYGQEEALHRIVRRISGHRCPSFLAVLKRFGAGDPGWLSFPMPGWTLALDLPTGLPGLAALLDGLDEEVAAAGGRVYLAKDARLRPETLAAMYPRLPAFRALRAELDPNGAFRSDLSRRLSL; encoded by the coding sequence ATGTCTGCCGACACCGTGTCCATGACCGGCTGGGGCCGTACCGCCCCGACGACCGCCCTGTTGTTCCGGCCCCGCACCTACGAGGAGGCGGTCACCGTGGTGCGCGGCTGCGGGCCGCGTGGATCGATCGCCCGCGGTCTCGGCCGCGCCTACGGGGACGCCGCGCAGAACGCGGGCGGCTCCGTGCTGGACATGACCGCCCTGAACCGGATTCATGCCATCGACCGGGCCACCGGCACCGTGGTGTGCGACGCCGGGGTGAGTCTGCACCGGCTGATGGAGGTGCTGCTGCCGCTCGGCTGGTTCGTACCGGTCACCCCCGGCACCCGGCAGGTGACGGTGGGCGGTGCGATCGGCGCCGACATCCACGGCAAGAACCACCATGTCTCCGGCTCCTTCTCCCGGCACGTCACCGAACTGCGGCTGCTGACCGCCGACGGCGAGCTGCGCACGGTCCGGCCGGGCAGCGACCTCTTCGACGCGACCACCGGCGGCATGGGGCTGACCGGGGTGATCCTCTCGGCCACGCTCCGCTTCCACCGCGTCGCGACCTCCTGGATGTCGGTCGACACCGAACGGGCCACGGACCTCGACGATCTGATGGCCCGTCTGACGGCGGCGGACCACCGCTACCGCTACTCGGTCGCCTGGATCGATCTGCTGGCGCGCGGAAGGGCCACCGGGCGGTCCGTGCTGACCCGCGGGGAGCACGCCCCACCGGACGCACTCCCGGCGCACGCGAGGCGCACACCACTCGCGTTCCGTCCGGGCCGGCTGCCCGCCGCACCCCGGTTCCTGCCGGAGGGACTGCTCGGCCGCACCTCCGTCGCCCTCTTCAACGAGTTCTGGTACCGCAGGTCCCCGGCGTCCCGTACCGGCGAACTCCAGAAGATCTCGGCCTTCTTCCACCCCCTGGACGGCGTCCCGCACTGGAACCGTGTCTACGGGCGCGGCGGCTTCGTGCAGTACCAGTTCGTCGTCGGGTACGGCCAGGAGGAAGCACTGCACCGGATCGTCCGGCGGATCTCGGGGCACCGCTGTCCGTCGTTCCTCGCCGTGCTCAAGCGGTTCGGCGCGGGCGATCCGGGCTGGCTGTCCTTCCCGATGCCGGGCTGGACCCTCGCCCTCGATCTGCCCACCGGACTCCCCGGACTGGCCGCGCTCCTCGACGGCCTCGACGAGGAGGTGGCGGCGGCCGGCGGCCGGGTCTACCTGGCGAAGGACGCGCGGCTGCGCCCGGAGACGCTGGCCGCGATGTATCCGCGACTGCCCGCGTTCCGCGCGCTGCGCGCCGAGCTCGACCCGAACGGCGCGTTCCGCTCCGACCTCTCACGCCGTCTCTCGCTCTGA